Within Triticum dicoccoides isolate Atlit2015 ecotype Zavitan chromosome 1B, WEW_v2.0, whole genome shotgun sequence, the genomic segment AAGgcctctggatctggcactctttctttggaacggccggatcacacaatgatatcaacgtgcttcagcgtcgccggtgtttgctaggcttgccgaaggcaacagccaccggtgaactttactgtcaacggccacaactacgactaaggatactacctgggtgacgatatatatcctcagtggaccactattgtcaaaACAATACCCAACCCTATCGGAGAGAAAAGAAAAAGATTtttccaagagcaagagagtgctaggaaggatgtcgagcatgCCTTtagtgttttgcaatctcgatggggcatcgttcggtatcctgctaatacctggATCACGCAGAAATTATGgggggtgatgactgcttgtgtgatcatgcataatatgatcaTAGAAGACGAGCGCCCGGAACGTCGGTACGATCAAGgatttcagtttcagggtgagaatgttgtgtctgagcatggaggagcggcaaCGTTTGAACAGTTCATCCAATTTCATCAAGACATGTGTGACTGagaaactcacgtgcaactgcaaaatgatttggtcgagcatatgtgggctcatgttggcaaccaatagatgtatcttcttttattcgttCGCAAAATTATGCGAGAACTATGTgagacatttttatttttattcggcTTGTAATAACTAAGCTATTTTATTCGGTCCAAACTATATTATTTAATTCAAATTATGCAAATTCATGCAAAATAGGGCGGCCAGCCGGCCACGCCGGCACATATGGGTCAGAGGTTGGACGCGCTGCCGATCCATATTTAAAACATGGCGGACGCCGGGCGGGCGGTTGACCCAAACGAACAAAAATCGAACGAAATCGCCATCCGTTTGGGTCGGCTCATTAAAGTTTCTCTGATGGACATGTTCTCGACCCGTTTGGGCGAACGCTAGCACTCCAAGTAGCGCCGAATTAAGCCGAATTAACATGTTCTCGACCTAACATGCACGGCCATGTTCCAAAAAATATCTTGCACCCAACGGAAAATATATATCTTGGATGCACTCACGTGATACGCTCTGTCGTGCGTGGTCAAGCATTAATGGACGCCGTCGCTAGCCGTTACCGCCGGCCATCCATGTGCTAAAGCACAGGCCAGTCTGCACATCGAAACACGAACGCCCCGGCCATAGGGACAAAAAAGTCCGGCCCCATAGGGACAAACGTGAACCTGAATGACCTCTGCGGACCACCTTATAACGCTGTAAATGCATGAAGATTACTAGAAACCTGAGGGCTGGTTCCGGTCATATGTAGGCGCCGTTGCGAAAGCAAACCAAGCGAATGCCGATTTCTGTGGCCAATATATTGTCTTGACAAGCTGGATGGCCCGACTAAGACCTCTCCTCTCTGCCCACGACAGGACCACGACTACAATGATTTGGCAAGAATGCTGTGCTGAATTATTATTCCCGAATTTATCATCAGCTCTTAGTTTAATTCAAGGGCGAATCTATGATAATGAATTTATCATCAGCCCTTAGTTTAATTCCACGGCGAATCTATGATTATGTCGCAGAAACGCTGTGCCGCCATGTTCTAGCACATGCAAGCGCGCATGGGGCCGGGCCTCGCGTTCTTTTGTTCCGGTGATCATAGGCAGTCCAGTGCGGCATGTTGGAGCGATTAGCTTGTGCCTGATCTCGTCTTTGCGCCTTTGCTACAAATAATGTGTGGACTTGTTCTTCTGCTTAGCAATCAAGCTGGTTTAAACCATTTGTTAGGTACGCAAAAAATGCGATCTGCGGGCGTCAACCAAGGCCCCAATGTTTCCCAATAGATGTTACACTATGCCCCGCGAGTTGTCGCGGAACATTGTTAGAATCATTTTATTAATAGGTGATAGAAAAACAACTAAACTAATGCAGAAAATTGTAAGAATATTCGTGATTTATATTTTTTTAGAGGTATTTGTGATTTACATTGTTGTTAACAAAATGCCATTTTATTCCTAACAATAATGAAACAGAAGGTATAGCGCTAGTTCGTTTCTCTTTTTAGAGGTATAGCGCTAATTCGTTTTTGTTTTGTTTCATTTTATTTCGTTTTTTCCACTGTTTGTAGCACAGTTTTCCTTAGGTTTTCCATGGATTTTCACTATGTTTTCGTTTTTCGTCTTCCTTTTTAttctttccttttgttttttcttcGGTTTTTTGGGTCCtttggttttatttctttttgctttttcttCTTTTCCTTGGTTTTCTTTGTTAGTTTCTTGGTGTTTTGTTTCTTTCTTCAATATTCACCATTTTTCTTTGGTTTTCcgttctcctttttcctctttatTTCTTATTTTGGagcacatatctatattttttgtatatatCAGGAATATTTCTTTGAATGTTTAAAATTGCcggaatacaagattaacatttttaatatatatgttttgatgtaattTTTATCATACGTGTTGTACATTTTCATATACATCTATATTATTTTATAAATGTTTCACATTTTAGAAATACATGCTTAACATTTAAGAAAACatgttttgaacatttttttaaatacatgctaaacatttttcaaatagacATTGGTACATTTTCTAATGATAAAAACATTTTTGTAATGTGTTTTTTAAATGTAACGTAAATAATTTAATTAATGAATCATTTTAATTACACTAACATTATTTTACAATGTATAAAAATTTAGCGTCTGCTCCaacatcggcagatctttgcctggttctttttggtccatcatgaaactgacaaatAGGAGACAACTGAAAGGAAAATACAATGGTCGGatggcccctcctcctcctcctcccatctCCACCTCCACCCTCCCCACACCCACCAATGGTGATTTCTAGCTTTGGACGATGGAAGGCCTGCTTCATTGGGACTTCAGCGCTGGTCAAGCGGTGGAAGCACATGTTCGTGCAAGGTTTGGATCCTCGGTACACTTCTCCCCCCATGAGGCATCTAAGGAATTTTTCCGGTTGTTGCCTTCTCCTCTGCCTCCTTCCCTGTTTCGGTTGAATCTGTGGGCATTGCTCTACAATGTTGCATTGGACGTTCACCTTCTGGTTTCTGTGTCAAACATCTCTCTGGTCACCATTACCGGTTCTCGGTGGCTTCGAACAAAGTGGGTCACTTCATATATGGTCTCAAAGATCGCATTTGGCTGGATTTTATTTGTCATTTCAATCTTTGTCGGCACTCAGCTTGGGGCTTTTCTGGTTTTGATCAAGGTTGGCATACTGATCATGAATTAAATGAGATTGTGGCCAGATCCCCAATAGCTatctttttttcgcgaatacgcaaagcttgcgtatcattgcattgatagaagaAGTAAGAGTGAATACAGGTGGTAATACAACACATGGCACGAACGTAGAAGGCGTAAACATGGTGCACGGAGCATAGACATGGAATGCTCAACCCAGACACAGACACAACACACAGCTAAACTCGCCACCATGTAAGCAGCCCAAACCAACCGaacatgtgtcaggaccccgactcaatgccacaccgatctagcatgtaacacatcatatcattttgcgacctcacgcacggtattcccacgggtgccaccttacctggcccgggaccgtttgcgccttttggctcacgtatatgatagtgtcgctagcatccatatgacaaagaacccgggctgacatggctagtcgtaaacccaaagtggcacaaacttacagggacaggcatccgtgacccagcatcgaacgtgtcggtcatcagcgagtgaatccaggctatagcactgggctagcaggactccggtgaaccgggctgtagcgggctaacaggactccggtattcatcgcgtgacatttccccgaagggacagacacaggaacgaagaaggacacatgccggccagcctaagtgttccggagcagtagcaagctaccatggctcggtggaaacactaggagacattacccggtaagagaggctactaaagataaacaactagatagtcagatcccacacataccaagcatttcaataacatacacacaatatgctcgatatgtgcaaatacaacatggcatcacaacatgactctacaactcaagtattttattcaataggctccgaggagcgagatactacaaacatgggtctcatgacccaacaatcagagcatacaaatcaaaacacatgcggaagcttaacatgtctgagtacagacatctataaatggaaaaggctaagaagcctgactatctaccagatcctgccgagggcacaagatcgtagctgaggtaacaagctaaacgtcgaagtccaagcggaactactagtgagactgaagtctctctgcaaaaacataaaataggcaaacgtgagtacaaatgtacccagcaagacttacatcagaactaactacatatgcatcattatcaacaagggggtggtggagtttaactgcagcaagccagctttgactcggtggctaacctgaactacgactgcaagtaactcttttgaggtggcgcacacgagtccacatattcaccatatcaataccccactatggatccgctcccgtctccctacgagaacgccatccatagcactcacgcttatcttgcgtattttagagtatccactttcacttgtctatgaactatgcaaggggtccaagtttccatatccaaggaatccggctattcgaatagatgatgttaaccctgcaggggtgtacttcttcacacacgctctcgccacttaccgccctgtacacgtcatgtacctcggcaaccttcaagcggaagccgggcgagggagtcggccacgacctgactaaccgaacaagtctctagtccaggtttatcgcctattcgggttccatccgcaaggagatccggccggggtgtcgcttacggccccaaacgatgtgtgcagggttcccaagcccaccaaccgggcgccacttggtacaccgggccactgtgcctagtctgtcccaagcccacctgtaccgggtgccacttggtagactactaacactacctacaagcaccagaaactagttgcaactcctggacagagatcatgttgattaataagtcgagagagtcaattaaggatcccaatgtgtggtagtagctgttcatggatcacaaacacagaactcagttcctgaggacggctgcaatgagacaacccaccatgtactcctacatggcctctcatcgctacctttaccaaaacgtgttcacacacttagctcacacacagcaggacatgttcacacgcctttgattcatccccgatgaatcagacctgactcaactctaagcagtagcaggcatgacaacaagcatgaatgagtaggcacaacagggctcaaacaactcctactcatgctagtgggtttcatctatttactgtggcaatgacaggtcatgcaaaggataaaggggttcagctaccgcaacaagtaacagatgaatcgttgttgtcctaatgcagtaaaagagagcaggagcgagagagtgggattttatcggaatgaacaagggggttttgcttgcctggcacttctgaagataacattgagtcttcatcagtgtcaacgatcacatcatcggtatcacgtctatcgagaggggacaaataccggcaacacagaagggaacacaatcaatgcaatgcacaatatgatgcatgatcatgacatggcaaaatgaatgtgttttgggctaatgcatctaaaaccagattaaatgaagttggtttgaatccaagattcaaattcaaactccatatgtggttatttaaatgtcattcacttcatttgccctaagcagtagtgataagttgttctaacatgcatggaaatgatatagatggattccttgaatttttctgataatttttcatatataaattatttaatttggagttacggttgaatttctatgatttattgaagttttagctattttctggaatttcctgattatttttaaatccagaaaatacttattgcgtcagcatgacctcaccctgacgtcggcaggtcaacagacgctgctgctggtcaaacctgacgtgtgggggccacacgtcagtgactcagggttgtttaactcactgacaggtgggaccggtcaacggccacgtcagctaggtcaactccgacgcgtggggccactgtggttaacttaaactaaacagggggttaatcgtggttagttaagggcatgggcccatatgtcagtgagagagaggagggtcaaacccgggtcaaactcgccggagttgacccgaggctcgtcgccggcgaggccagggacggcggagagcgtcgggattcgccctccgatgaccaaaagagcggcggaggggctctacgggatgcccagactcgcgcgcatctaatagggccaacgggagaagctagggtggccggaggcgacagcagtcatgacgacggcggcggccggagttcgggtggtggcgggtttggcgctacgagcggtggtttggcgcgctgagggcactagggagaagctcttgctcctccgcacccaaaggaacggacgggaggccgcgaggtggccggaattgagcacggcgtcgacctcggcggtggccggagctcgggcgagctcggggtcggtgttagggagcacggcaggaggcaaaggggggtgttacgacctcctggggttgcactgagcacggccgcgtgctcggttgcagctctaggcaacggtgggtacggcggcgacatggccggcggcgaagagctctcggctccgatgGATATTGGCGCTAGCAGGAGAAAAAGTAccaggggagggaggggatcgacgcagcagctcacagcggatcgaatgaaggggttggtgagctcgggggcgtcctcgttgctgcgaatcgagcggcggcgatctccggccatggcgatgaggacggtggtgatggcggcgttgcagcgcgtccgtggcgtcgtggcttgtcgaggaggtcggggacgtcgagacggagctcgcaagcacagcgaggggtcaagggggagacggtggccgcggcgttacggtggcgcggctgcggctgcgctcgggcgagtgagagagaggaagcagaggagagaaacaagggagagagagagagcgaggggtccagggggtcggggcgccgccgaggagatgacgcgcagcgtcgcggtggccaggcgatgcagacgagcagggtggtggcgtggcgagctcggcggcgtcgcggtgtccgtcctcctggcagggaggaaggcgacaggggaggggggggcggcggtgggctgggccgttggaggagctgggccaggtaagtggcgccaggtaggtggcccaggtggccttctctccctctctctgttttcttcctatttctgttctgttttatttaattggcactgaattttaattcaaacagaatttgaaaacagtgccaaaactcccctggatatttttaagtcacttaatggacttctccacacataacaaaaatatctcaggtcatttgaaaatatattcattatatattatgaatataactccaaattcaaataaaatattgatttaaaatcagagcccaataattccttagaaatgtcccaaaattttggtttgatttataactcttgccaaaattgtcagagctatttctagggcattttggatttactgattgcaattttagggtttcttgcccctctttatatagggttttgaggcttccaatttccctcagttcaaatttcagaatttaaacatgatgcacacatgaggtctagcctagtgcattaccagaagctagggatgtgacaacatgACAACCAACATCTCTAAATCCACTGCCGAGGACGCCGCAAACAAACAAAACAGCGCCTTCATGAAGGAGAACGACGCCAAGACACCATCGCCGCCCGATCTGGATAAccagacctagggtttcccctgctGCTCGAAGAGGGACACAAATGACGGCCATGGAAGCGCCTCCAAGAAGGTGACGGCACCCGCAGGTGTCGCCGCTGTCAGCATCGAAAGATCGAGCAAGGATTTCGCCTTGGCGAGATTCTGAGCAATCCCAAGCCGTCGGAGCAAGACTCCGAGAAGAGGAAGCCAAGTCGTCAGTTGAAACTGTCACCGTAGGAAGGGGAGCTACGTCCGCTGCCGAAGGAGGCACCAGACATCGCCAGACATGAGAGCTACGGATCAGGCGGAGGTGGGGGGGACGGGGCTTGCCTGCTCCCGTCgcctgctcccatccgtgctccccttCGCTAATTCTTCATCTAACGGCTGGCGCTATTTTCCTTCTCCGTGCGTCTTTTCTGGCAAAAAAGAAATCACGAAGCTCCTGTATTTCCGTTTGCCCGAATATGTATTCGCTCCTCCTCTATCTCTTTCCCTGCCGACAGTCGACCATGGGGAGCGGAGGCATCAAGTGGATCGGCTACCTCcccaaggcgtcgtcgcggcttccGGCGGGAGGTCCGTCGGTGTCCACTGCCTTGTCTCACCGTAGTCCGCAGTTATGGCGCCGCGCTCGTCCCAGATTTCGGCTTCTCCCGCCGCAAGACCGGCTCCTCCTCTTGATTCGTCCTCGCGCAATGTGATGCGGGCAGCCATGGTGGAGCTCGGGTCGGGatagtggaggtggtggtggctgtTGTGCCGCCACTGAAGACCACGGGCGGTGGCAGGGCAGAGGCCGCAGCGAGCGACGAGGGCGGCCGCCATCCAGCGGGTCTTCGCGGGCCCGACACCGGCCATGCGGCTGCCGACCTAGCCTACTAGCGCCATGGTCAGTACGGCAACTCACCCTCGCTCCCTTCCATCCTCCTCTCTACTGTTTTGTGCAGAATACAGATGTCTCCTGGTTTCTTTTCCCTTCAGTTCAGATCCGAGCAAGCAACAGCTAGCTAGTACCAATTAAGCACACATGCACATCGGGGCCTTGCAAATTAATTTGTTCCATACAGTGATTCGTTGAAAGCTCAAATTATGTGAGTGCGAAATTATAGACTGAAATTAGTTTCTAAATGTCCTGGATACCTAGTTAGCTCAGTTTTAGTTGATAATTCCTTTCTATCACTGTTTTGCTGCGTAATGAAGGtgctcaattttatatatttttaaAGATGTTTAATTTTTGAGGCAACAAAATACATAGTTCAAACACAGTGGATTCGGACATGGGAATCTCTTGCGTTGCACAAAATGCTGATGGTATTGTTTACTGGTTGAAAATAAACTGAAAGTTAATTAGCTATTGATGGTGATATTTGCATACAGGATGATGCCAGAAAGACGGTTCAACTAATTGAACAAACTACTCCTTAGATCGATGCATGCAAAGTCGTTGGTTTGGCTCATCCTCATCCAGGTGACAGTGGCGCTCCATTACCATAGTGATCGACTAATGGTCTGTTTGTCAGGTTAGACAAACTAATCTATGATGTTGGTAATAGTACAGTTTGTGCCTGATGCTAACCAAGCCTATTAATACAAGACAGATAAGACTATTTTTATATTTATCACAGTCACAAATTGCTTATTCAGTTAATTGCTGATTGATATAGGTAGTCTCCTTCAATCCATGGTTGTATACTCATAGGTTCTAATAGAATTGCACAGAAGTACATGAAATAAAAATCTATAACATTGATTAAGCTGGCTTTTGTTGTTGGGAGAATGGTAGATTTTGTCCTGGGATCATCGTCGGGGTTGAGGTACCAACGGTAGGATTTTGTTGCTGGAGAAATGACAGATTCTGTCTGGGCATCATCATAGGGGTAGAAGTACCACTGGTAGGAGTCTGCTGTTAAAAGAATGATAGATTCTGTCCTGGCATCATCGTAGGGCTACAGGTACCAATGGTAGGATTCTGTTGTTGGAAGAATGGTAGATTCTGTCCTGCCATTATCATAGGGGTAGAAGTACCACTGGTAGGAGTCTGTTGTTGGAAGAATAATATATTTTGTCCTGGCATCATCGTAGGGGTCGACAGACCAATGGATTGTTGCAGACTTGAGTTGTAATGTGCTAAATAGGGGTAAGCATGACTTGGCGGAGCTCCCAGTTGAACCTATGCAGATAAATAGCAAAGCTTAGGTCACAGGTGATTGAAAATGAGAAATGGTTTAATAATTAAACTTCTTATACCATTTGGGTTGGATTGTATTGTGGTAAATACCCAGGCATTTGGTTTGTCAAAGGTATTTCAGGTCCTTCTTGTAAAGAATTGActgtcttctttttcttctttgtttttgCTTTCTCCAAGCCATCAGCGGGTCTTGCTGATCCTGGTACAATATTTTCTCTGAATTGACCCTATGAAGATTAACAGCAAAACTTAGTGTGGTTCAAGTTTAAAAAGGAGATAAAGTCAAAAAGCTTCGACTTCTTATACCATTAAGATTGGGTTATACGTAGGCATTTGATTTGTGAAAGGCATTTCAGGTTGTAGTTGTAAA encodes:
- the LOC119323896 gene encoding uncharacterized protein LOC119323896, whose protein sequence is MFIHIAARAAESDETYDMAAKCAEQLARDVEQSLKIRVDPDPNPDLGDSSVSQGLNIDSTRVSKHNEGLHMPRGMKVKEKTVRGSARPIGGLEKAKTTKKKKIDDSLQLQPEMPFTNQMPTYNPILMGQFRENIVPGSARPADGLEKAKTKKKKKTVNSLQEGPEIPLTNQMPGYLPQYNPTQMVQLGAPPSHAYPYLAHYNSSLQQSIGLSTPTMMPGQNILFFQQQTPTSGTSTPMIMAGQNLPFFQQQNPTIGTCSPTMMPGQNLSFF